One Hydrogenophaga crassostreae genomic region harbors:
- the rpsK gene encoding 30S ribosomal protein S11 has protein sequence MAKSPNSAASARVRKKVRKNIADGIAHVHASFNNTIITITDRQGNALSWASSGGQGFKGSRKSTPFAAQVASEVAGRAAIEQGIKNLDVEIKGPGPGRESSVRALGALGIRINSIADVTPVPHNGCRPQKRRRI, from the coding sequence ATGGCTAAGTCACCCAACAGCGCAGCTTCCGCACGCGTTCGCAAAAAGGTCCGCAAGAACATTGCCGACGGTATTGCTCACGTGCACGCTTCGTTCAACAACACCATCATCACCATCACCGACCGCCAGGGCAACGCTTTGTCTTGGGCTTCATCGGGTGGCCAAGGTTTCAAAGGCTCGCGCAAGTCGACACCTTTTGCCGCACAGGTGGCATCCGAAGTTGCTGGCCGCGCGGCCATCGAGCAAGGTATCAAGAACCTCGACGTCGAGATCAAGGGTCCAGGCCCTGGTCGCGAATCGTCGGTGCGCGCCTTGGGCGCATTGGGCATCCGGATCAACTCCATTGCCGATGTGACGCCTGTTCCGCACAACGGTTGCCGTCCTCAGAAGCGTCGCCGCATCTGA
- the rpsD gene encoding 30S ribosomal protein S4 — MARYLGPKAKLSRREGSDLLLKSARRSISDKAKFDSKPGQHGRTSGQRTSDFGLQLREKQKVKRTYGVLERQFRRYFAEADRRRGNTGANLLFLLEARLDNVVFRMGFASTRAEARQIVSHKAITVNGQSVNIPSYQVKAGDVIAVREKSKKQVRVIEALELAKQIGFPAWVDVAVDKAEGVFKKSPDRDEFASDVNESLIVELYSR; from the coding sequence GTGGCACGCTACCTCGGCCCCAAGGCCAAACTCTCACGCCGTGAAGGCTCTGACCTGTTGCTCAAGAGCGCCCGTCGTTCGATCAGTGACAAAGCCAAATTTGACTCCAAGCCCGGCCAGCATGGTCGCACTTCCGGTCAGCGTACGTCAGACTTCGGTTTGCAACTGCGCGAAAAACAAAAAGTCAAACGCACTTATGGTGTGCTGGAGCGCCAGTTCCGCCGCTACTTCGCCGAAGCCGATCGCCGCCGTGGCAACACCGGCGCCAACCTCTTGTTCCTGTTGGAAGCACGCCTCGATAACGTCGTGTTCCGCATGGGTTTCGCGTCGACCCGTGCTGAAGCCCGTCAGATCGTCTCGCACAAGGCCATCACTGTGAATGGGCAGTCGGTCAATATCCCTTCCTATCAAGTGAAGGCCGGTGATGTGATCGCCGTGCGCGAGAAGTCCAAGAAACAAGTCCGCGTGATCGAAGCGCTGGAGTTGGCCAAGCAAATTGGTTTCCCTGCCTGGGTTGATGTGGCTGTTGACAAAGCCGAAGGCGTGTTTAAGAAGTCACCTGATCGCGACGAGTTTGCTTCCGACGTCAACGAGTCGTTGATCGTCGAACTGTATTCCCGTTAA
- the rpmJ gene encoding 50S ribosomal protein L36 has protein sequence MRVSASVKKMCRNCKVIKRHGIVRVICTDPRHKQRQG, from the coding sequence ATGAGAGTTTCAGCTTCGGTAAAGAAGATGTGCCGCAACTGTAAGGTCATCAAGCGTCATGGCATCGTGCGGGTTATCTGCACGGATCCACGTCACAAGCAGCGTCAAGGCTGA
- the rpsM gene encoding 30S ribosomal protein S13, producing the protein MARIAGINIPPHKHAEIGLTAIFGIGRTRARKICEACGIDYAKKIKDLDDADLEKIRDQVGLFTIEGDLRRETTMNIKRLMDIGCYRGFRHRRGLPLRGQRTKTNARTRKGPRKAALSLKK; encoded by the coding sequence ATGGCTCGTATTGCAGGCATCAACATTCCGCCGCACAAGCACGCTGAAATCGGCTTGACGGCAATCTTCGGCATTGGCCGCACCCGCGCTCGCAAAATTTGCGAAGCTTGCGGCATTGACTACGCCAAGAAGATCAAAGATCTCGACGACGCAGATCTCGAGAAAATTCGCGATCAAGTCGGCTTGTTCACGATCGAAGGTGATCTGCGCCGCGAGACCACCATGAACATCAAGCGTTTGATGGACATTGGCTGCTACCGCGGGTTCCGTCACCGCCGTGGCCTGCCATTGCGTGGTCAGCGTACGAAGACAAATGCGCGTACGCGCAAGGGCCCGCGCAAGGCGGCCCTGTCGCTGAAGAAATAA
- a CDS encoding DNA-directed RNA polymerase subunit alpha yields MLNNLLKPKTINVEQVSTNRAKVTLEPFERGYGHTLGNALRRVLLSSMVGHAPTEVTIAGVVHEYSSIDGVQEDVVNMLLNLKGVVFKLHNRDEVTLSLRKDGEGIVTAADIQTPHDVEIVNPEHVIATLSGGAKLDMQIKVEKGRGYVPGSLRRNDDQSRSLGRIVLDASFSPIKRVSYTVESARVEQRTDLDKLVLEIETNGSIGPEEAVRASAKILVEQLAVFAQLEGLELSAFDQPAQRSSQQFDPILLRPVDELELTVRSANCLKAENIYYIGDLIQRTENELLKTPNLGRKSLNEIKEVLASRGLTLGMKLENWPPAGLDKH; encoded by the coding sequence ATGCTGAACAATCTGCTCAAGCCCAAAACAATCAATGTCGAACAAGTTTCGACGAACCGCGCCAAGGTCACGCTCGAGCCTTTCGAACGTGGCTACGGGCATACCTTGGGCAATGCCCTGCGTCGGGTGCTGCTTTCTTCCATGGTCGGCCATGCGCCAACCGAAGTGACGATTGCCGGGGTTGTACATGAGTACTCCTCTATTGACGGTGTCCAGGAAGACGTCGTCAACATGCTGCTCAACCTCAAAGGTGTGGTGTTCAAACTCCACAACCGCGATGAAGTGACGCTTAGCCTGCGCAAGGATGGCGAAGGGATCGTGACGGCAGCTGACATTCAAACGCCCCACGATGTTGAAATCGTCAATCCAGAACACGTGATTGCCACGCTCTCCGGCGGTGCCAAGTTGGATATGCAGATCAAGGTCGAAAAGGGTCGCGGCTATGTGCCCGGTAGCCTGCGTCGCAATGACGACCAGTCGCGCTCGCTTGGACGCATCGTGTTGGACGCTTCTTTTTCTCCGATCAAGCGCGTCAGCTACACGGTTGAAAGTGCACGCGTCGAGCAGCGCACCGATCTGGACAAGCTTGTTCTGGAAATCGAAACCAATGGTTCGATAGGCCCGGAAGAAGCGGTTCGCGCTTCGGCCAAGATCCTCGTTGAGCAGTTGGCCGTGTTCGCGCAGTTGGAAGGTCTGGAGCTCTCCGCTTTTGATCAGCCGGCTCAACGCAGTTCACAACAGTTCGATCCGATCTTGTTGCGTCCTGTCGACGAGCTTGAGTTGACGGTTCGTTCTGCCAACTGCTTGAAGGCGGAGAACATCTACTACATCGGTGATCTGATCCAACGCACCGAAAACGAGTTGCTCAAGACCCCGAATCTGGGTCGCAAGTCACTCAACGAGATCAAGGAAGTGCTTGCTTCGCGCGGCCTGACCTTGGGTATGAAGCTTGAAAACTGGCCACCAGCTGGCCTGGACAAGCACTGA
- the rplO gene encoding 50S ribosomal protein L15: MQLNSIKPSEGSKHAKRRVGRGIGSGLGKTAGRGHKGQKSRTGGYHKVGFEGGQMPMQRRLPKRGFKSAQLQFNAEVTLTDLNGLAVAEIDMLVLKQAGLVANIAKRVKVIKTGEITRAVTLKDVTATAGAKQAIEAAGGSLAS; encoded by the coding sequence ATGCAACTCAATTCCATCAAGCCTTCTGAAGGCTCCAAGCACGCCAAGCGTCGCGTGGGTCGTGGCATCGGCTCCGGCCTGGGTAAAACCGCTGGCCGTGGCCATAAAGGCCAAAAATCGCGCACCGGCGGCTACCACAAGGTGGGCTTCGAAGGCGGTCAAATGCCTATGCAGCGTCGCTTGCCCAAGCGTGGCTTCAAGTCTGCCCAACTTCAGTTCAATGCCGAAGTGACGCTGACCGACTTGAACGGCTTGGCTGTCGCTGAAATCGACATGCTTGTGTTGAAGCAAGCCGGTCTGGTTGCCAACATTGCCAAGCGCGTCAAAGTCATCAAAACGGGTGAAATCACCCGTGCTGTGACCCTGAAAGACGTGACCGCCACCGCTGGCGCCAAGCAGGCCATCGAAGCTGCTGGTGGCTCGTTGGCTTCTTGA
- the secY gene encoding preprotein translocase subunit SecY — protein MATASPTLAKTGKFGDLNRRLVFLLLALVVYRIGAHIPVPGIDPAQLEQLFKGQAGGILSLFNMFSGGALSRFTVFALGIMPYISASIIMQLMTYVVPAFEQLKKEGEAGRRKITAYTRYGTLGLAVFQATGIAVALESQAGLVIAPGMWFRLTAVVSLVAGTMFLMWLGEQITERGLGNGISILIFAGIAAGLPNAIGGLLELVRTGAMNILAAIAIVILVGLVTYFVVFVERGQRKILVNYARRQVGNKVYGGQSSHLPLKLNMAGVIPPIFASSIILLPTTVVSWVSTGDSTRWLRDIASALSPGQPIYVALYAAAIIFFCFFYTALVFNSRETADNLKKSGAFIPGIRPGDQTARYIDKILLRLTMVGAIYITAVCLLPEFLILKYNVPFYFGGTSLLIIVVVTMDFMAQVQNYMMSQQYESLLKKANFKS, from the coding sequence GTGGCAACTGCATCTCCAACCCTCGCCAAGACAGGCAAGTTCGGCGACCTCAATCGTCGACTGGTGTTCCTGTTGTTGGCACTGGTGGTGTACCGAATTGGCGCACACATTCCGGTGCCTGGTATTGATCCTGCGCAGCTCGAGCAGCTGTTCAAGGGTCAGGCCGGAGGTATTCTGAGCCTGTTCAACATGTTCTCCGGCGGCGCTCTGTCGCGCTTCACGGTGTTCGCGTTGGGCATCATGCCCTACATTTCTGCTTCGATCATCATGCAATTGATGACCTATGTGGTTCCGGCATTCGAGCAGTTGAAGAAAGAGGGTGAAGCTGGGCGTCGAAAGATCACCGCTTACACCCGCTACGGTACGCTGGGGTTGGCTGTATTCCAGGCCACGGGAATTGCTGTTGCGCTGGAAAGTCAGGCCGGGCTGGTCATTGCGCCGGGCATGTGGTTCCGCTTGACCGCGGTGGTCAGTCTTGTTGCCGGTACGATGTTCTTGATGTGGCTTGGTGAACAGATCACCGAGCGCGGTTTGGGCAACGGCATTTCAATCTTGATCTTTGCTGGAATTGCTGCAGGCTTGCCAAACGCCATTGGCGGACTGCTTGAGCTGGTGAGAACCGGCGCCATGAATATTCTGGCAGCGATTGCCATCGTGATTCTGGTGGGTCTGGTGACCTATTTTGTGGTGTTCGTCGAACGTGGGCAACGCAAGATTTTGGTCAACTATGCCCGTCGACAGGTGGGTAATAAGGTGTATGGCGGTCAGTCATCTCACCTTCCGTTGAAGCTGAACATGGCTGGTGTAATCCCACCCATCTTCGCGTCGAGTATCATTCTGCTCCCGACCACTGTGGTGAGTTGGGTCAGTACCGGTGACTCAACCCGTTGGTTGCGTGACATCGCTTCGGCTCTGTCACCAGGTCAGCCAATCTATGTGGCCTTGTATGCGGCCGCCATTATCTTTTTCTGCTTTTTTTACACCGCTTTGGTGTTCAACAGCCGGGAGACGGCAGACAACTTGAAAAAAAGTGGTGCGTTCATCCCAGGCATTCGTCCTGGTGATCAGACCGCTCGCTATATCGACAAGATATTGCTGCGATTGACGATGGTGGGTGCGATCTACATCACAGCAGTGTGTTTGCTGCCAGAGTTCCTGATCTTGAAATACAACGTGCCGTTCTACTTTGGCGGTACTTCTCTGTTGATCATTGTTGTCGTTACGATGGATTTCATGGCCCAGGTGCAGAACTACATGATGTCTCAGCAGTATGAATCGCTGTTGAAAAAGGCCAACTTCAAGTCCTGA
- the rpmD gene encoding 50S ribosomal protein L30, with the protein MTTQTTVKVQLVRSPIGTKQSHRDTVRGLGLRKVNSTSELQDTPAVRGMINKISYLVKVL; encoded by the coding sequence CAAACCACCGTCAAGGTCCAATTGGTGCGCAGCCCAATCGGTACCAAGCAATCCCACCGCGACACCGTTCGTGGTCTGGGTTTGCGCAAAGTCAACAGCACCAGTGAACTGCAGGATACCCCTGCAGTTCGCGGCATGATCAACAAGATCAGCTACCTGGTCAAAGTACTCTGA